In the genome of Dickeya fangzhongdai, one region contains:
- a CDS encoding YcfL family protein, with protein MRVFSSGALAALLLGMSLVGCSKTASLTINSKQTLVLDASVMAAGISASRPSLSRGGAGQQASARISNTSGQPVTLHYRFYWYDQQGLDVPPLGVSQTAVIPAHTDISLVATHADPAASQVRLYLFL; from the coding sequence ATGCGCGTATTCTCATCAGGCGCATTGGCCGCCTTGCTGCTGGGCATGTCGCTTGTCGGATGCAGCAAGACGGCCAGTCTGACCATTAATTCCAAACAGACGCTGGTGCTGGACGCCTCGGTGATGGCGGCCGGCATTAGCGCCTCTCGTCCGTCGCTGTCGCGCGGCGGCGCGGGTCAGCAGGCGTCGGCCCGTATCAGCAATACGTCGGGGCAGCCGGTGACGCTGCACTACCGTTTTTACTGGTATGATCAGCAGGGGCTGGATGTGCCGCCGCTGGGTGTCAGCCAGACGGCGGTGATCCCTGCCCATACGGATATCTCCCTTGTTGCCACGCATGCTGACCCGGCAGCCAGCCAGGTACGGCTTTATCTTTTTCTCTGA
- the lpoB gene encoding penicillin-binding protein activator LpoB, translated as MKKYLGIVLMALVIAGCTSRAPQTEQPATIEPAVPTPSKPQLPPAESQPLPTPPKIQVPVLDWSAAATPLVGQMVKTDGIARGSILLLNKLKNNTNGSLQTAQATTALYNALASSGQFTMVSREQLGVARQSLGLSEEDSLESRSKAVGLARYVGAQYVLYADASGDVKSPDLSMQLMLVQTGEIVWSGNGTVRQQ; from the coding sequence ATGAAAAAATATCTTGGCATCGTGCTGATGGCGCTGGTGATTGCCGGCTGTACCAGCCGCGCGCCGCAAACGGAACAACCGGCCACTATCGAGCCCGCCGTCCCCACACCGTCGAAACCGCAGTTGCCGCCGGCAGAAAGTCAGCCATTGCCGACGCCGCCGAAGATTCAGGTACCGGTGTTGGACTGGTCGGCCGCGGCTACGCCGTTGGTGGGGCAGATGGTGAAAACCGACGGCATCGCCAGGGGCAGTATTTTGCTGCTGAACAAGCTTAAAAATAACACCAACGGTTCGCTGCAGACCGCTCAGGCGACTACCGCGCTGTATAACGCGCTGGCGTCTTCCGGGCAGTTTACGATGGTGTCTCGCGAACAATTGGGCGTTGCCCGGCAGTCGCTGGGATTATCGGAAGAAGACAGTCTGGAGTCGCGCAGCAAAGCGGTGGGGTTGGCCCGCTATGTCGGCGCGCAATACGTGCTGTATGCCGACGCCAGCGGGGACGTGAAGTCACCGGATCTGTCGATGCAACTGATGCTGGTGCAGACCGGCGAAATCGTCTGGTCCGGCAATGGCACGGTTCGCCAGCAGTGA
- the hinT gene encoding purine nucleoside phosphoramidase: MAEETIFSKIIRREIPADIVYQDELVTAFRDIAPRTPTHILIVPNVLIPTVNDTAPEHEAALGRMITVAGSIARQEGIADDGYRLIINCNRHGGQEVYHIHMHLLGGRPLGPLLAG; encoded by the coding sequence ATGGCTGAAGAAACCATTTTCAGTAAAATCATTCGTCGGGAAATCCCCGCCGATATCGTGTATCAGGATGAACTGGTGACTGCCTTTCGCGACATCGCGCCACGTACCCCCACCCACATTCTGATTGTGCCGAATGTCCTGATCCCCACCGTGAATGACACCGCGCCGGAGCATGAAGCGGCGCTTGGCCGCATGATCACCGTCGCAGGCAGTATTGCCCGTCAGGAAGGGATTGCGGATGACGGCTACCGTCTGATCATCAACTGCAATCGCCACGGCGGTCAGGAGGTGTATCACATCCATATGCATCTGCTGGGCGGTCGCCCGCTGGGGCCGTTGCTGGCCGGTTGA
- a CDS encoding phosphotransferase has product MARFASSEALNALLQQALPAVATAGFYLQPVNGLSHQSWRVHSPAGLWLARGETPQGRQLGTSRQREFHVLRHLAGQSLAPHPVCWRDGWLLVQWLAGELADERQFAQAEGELAAMLARLHHQPRYGYPLPLKRLMAHHWHHMDPARRSPRLRRVYQQVVDKPLPTPLLIAPLHLDVHPGNLLRTEAGWRLIDWEYAADGDIGLELALLFRSCELDEARQQDFLQAYCRHWRHLRPASLRRQAARWQYWVDYLVLMWFEVRWRQTAEAYYRQTADALRRAAGWRD; this is encoded by the coding sequence ATGGCACGGTTCGCCAGCAGTGAGGCGCTGAACGCGCTGTTGCAGCAGGCTCTGCCGGCGGTAGCGACCGCCGGTTTTTATTTACAGCCGGTCAACGGCCTTAGTCACCAGAGCTGGCGCGTTCATTCTCCGGCCGGGCTGTGGCTGGCGCGCGGCGAAACGCCGCAGGGGCGCCAGCTTGGCACCTCCCGACAGCGTGAATTTCATGTGCTGCGGCACCTGGCCGGGCAGTCGCTGGCACCGCATCCGGTGTGCTGGCGCGATGGCTGGTTGCTGGTGCAGTGGCTGGCGGGCGAGCTGGCCGATGAGCGCCAGTTTGCGCAGGCGGAAGGAGAACTGGCGGCGATGCTGGCGCGTCTGCATCATCAGCCGCGTTATGGCTATCCGTTGCCGTTGAAACGCCTGATGGCGCATCACTGGCACCATATGGACCCAGCCCGACGCTCGCCGCGTCTGAGGCGCGTCTATCAGCAGGTGGTGGATAAGCCGCTGCCGACGCCGTTACTGATCGCGCCGCTGCATCTGGATGTGCATCCCGGCAACCTGCTGCGTACCGAGGCCGGCTGGCGATTGATTGACTGGGAGTACGCGGCGGACGGCGATATCGGGCTGGAGCTGGCGTTGCTGTTCCGGTCCTGCGAGCTGGATGAAGCGCGTCAGCAGGATTTTTTGCAGGCGTATTGTCGGCACTGGCGCCACCTGCGCCCGGCGTCACTGCGGCGGCAGGCGGCGCGCTGGCAATATTGGGTGGATTATCTGGTGCTGATGTGGTTCGAAGTCCGCTGGCGGCAGACCGCTGAGGCGTATTACCGACAGACGGCTGACGCATTGCGGCGGGCCGCGGGATGGCGCGATTGA